From one Streptomyces sp. ICC1 genomic stretch:
- a CDS encoding ATP-dependent DNA ligase yields the protein MLLAEVARASREVAETSARSRKAALPAEVFAAAPAEEAELVVSYLAGRLPQGRPGIGWRALAREVEPAAEPTLTVTAVDDAVTRPAAVAGAGAQAERRRILDGLLGAATEAEQRFLRSLVSGEVRQGALDAVALEGVAAAAGVPAAELRRAAMLDGSLPRVAATALTAGAAALREVTLRVGRPVQPMLASTAGSVAEALAALGPCAVEEKLDGIRVQVHREGDDVRVYTRSLDEITDRLPEVTELARSLPGERFILDGEVIGRSAADGRPVPFQEVASRVGSRVDVEAARRTLPVSPFFFDVLAVGEDVLLDAPVRERYEALAALVPEERRVRRLVVEDPEAQSAEAREFWAQTLSRGHEGVMVKALDSAYAAGRRGKHWLKVKPVHTLDLVVLAVERGHGRRTGLLSNLHLGARAADGTYAMLGKTFKGLTDEMLRWQTERLGELAVEDDGFTVRVRPELVVEIAYDGLQRSPRYPAGVALRFARVLRHRPDKRAEEADTVETVLGDREAAAGGAVQKIIGPGAADTLAQ from the coding sequence ATGCTGCTGGCCGAGGTCGCGCGCGCGTCCCGGGAGGTCGCCGAGACCTCCGCCCGGTCCCGGAAGGCCGCCCTGCCCGCGGAGGTGTTCGCCGCCGCACCCGCCGAAGAGGCCGAGCTGGTGGTCTCCTACCTCGCGGGCCGGCTCCCGCAGGGCCGCCCCGGGATCGGCTGGCGCGCGCTCGCCCGGGAGGTGGAGCCGGCCGCGGAGCCCACCTTGACCGTGACCGCCGTCGACGACGCCGTGACCCGGCCCGCCGCCGTCGCCGGGGCGGGCGCGCAGGCCGAGCGCCGCCGGATCCTGGACGGCCTGCTCGGCGCCGCCACCGAGGCCGAGCAGCGGTTCCTGCGCAGCCTCGTCTCCGGCGAGGTCCGCCAGGGCGCGCTCGACGCCGTTGCCCTGGAGGGCGTGGCCGCCGCGGCCGGGGTGCCGGCCGCCGAACTGCGCCGGGCCGCGATGCTCGACGGATCCCTGCCGCGGGTGGCCGCGACCGCGCTCACCGCCGGGGCGGCAGCCCTGCGCGAAGTGACCCTGCGCGTGGGGCGGCCCGTCCAGCCGATGCTGGCGAGCACCGCCGGATCCGTCGCCGAGGCGCTGGCCGCGCTCGGGCCCTGCGCGGTGGAGGAGAAGCTCGACGGGATCCGCGTGCAGGTCCACCGCGAGGGGGACGACGTACGGGTGTACACGCGCTCCCTCGACGAGATCACCGACCGGCTGCCCGAGGTGACCGAGCTCGCCCGGTCGCTGCCGGGGGAGCGGTTCATCCTCGACGGGGAGGTCATCGGACGGTCCGCGGCGGACGGCAGGCCGGTGCCGTTCCAGGAGGTGGCGAGCCGGGTCGGCTCCCGGGTCGACGTCGAGGCGGCCCGCCGCACGCTCCCGGTGTCCCCCTTCTTCTTCGACGTCCTGGCGGTGGGCGAGGACGTACTCCTCGACGCGCCGGTCCGCGAGCGGTACGAGGCGCTGGCCGCCCTGGTGCCCGAGGAACGGCGGGTGCGCCGGCTCGTGGTGGAGGACCCGGAGGCGCAGTCGGCCGAGGCCCGGGAGTTCTGGGCGCAGACCCTGAGCCGGGGCCACGAAGGGGTCATGGTCAAGGCCCTCGACTCCGCCTACGCGGCCGGCCGGCGCGGCAAACACTGGCTCAAGGTGAAACCGGTGCACACCCTGGACCTGGTGGTGCTCGCCGTCGAGCGGGGCCACGGCCGGCGCACCGGGCTCCTGTCCAACCTGCACCTCGGCGCGCGGGCCGCCGACGGCACGTACGCCATGCTCGGCAAGACCTTCAAGGGACTCACCGACGAGATGCTGCGCTGGCAGACCGAACGGCTCGGCGAACTCGCGGTCGAGGACGACGGCTTCACGGTCCGGGTCCGCCCGGAGCTGGTCGTGGAGATCGCCTACGACGGCCTGCAGCGCTCCCCGCGCTACCCGGCCGGGGTCGCGCTGCGCTTCGCGCGGGTCCTGCGCCACCGCCCCGACAAGCGGGCGGAGGAGGCGGACACGGTGGAGACGGTGCTCGGCGACCGGGAGGCGGCGGCGGGCGGGGCCGTTCAGAAGATCATCGGTCCGGGTGCGGCGGATACCCTTGCGCAATGA
- a CDS encoding carbonic anhydrase, with protein sequence MDRAGFPARRFVLTGGLAAAAAALSGCSAKSAPKATTGAPEPRPGTPEAAYSRLMEGNKRWVSGSLKHPDRDPDRRRLVAEAQDPFGVILACIDSRVPPELLFDTGLGDLFVLRTGGQAVGPVVTGSVEFGPMTAGTPLILVLGHQRCGAIASAYKALQDGTSLPGNLLAIQNALVPAYDLTVKDPGADPVDTMIRNQVKVTADELRANADLAPLVRKGSLGVVGAYYSLDTGQVEVLTGAPTGSASASPSASPSDSASQSASASPSSSPSASPSQSPSPSGSASPSDSASAGASASVS encoded by the coding sequence ATGGACAGAGCAGGATTTCCGGCACGCAGGTTCGTCCTGACCGGCGGCCTGGCGGCCGCCGCGGCCGCGCTCTCGGGGTGCTCGGCCAAGAGCGCCCCGAAGGCCACCACGGGCGCGCCGGAACCCCGGCCCGGCACCCCCGAGGCCGCGTACAGCCGACTGATGGAGGGCAACAAGCGCTGGGTGAGCGGCAGCCTCAAGCACCCCGACCGGGACCCCGACCGGCGCCGGCTGGTGGCCGAGGCGCAGGATCCCTTCGGCGTGATCCTTGCGTGCATCGACTCCCGGGTGCCGCCGGAGCTGCTCTTCGACACCGGGCTCGGCGACCTGTTCGTGCTGCGCACGGGCGGCCAGGCGGTCGGCCCGGTGGTGACCGGATCGGTGGAGTTCGGTCCGATGACGGCGGGCACCCCGCTGATCCTGGTCCTCGGACACCAGCGCTGCGGGGCCATCGCCTCCGCGTACAAGGCGCTGCAGGACGGTACTTCGCTGCCCGGCAACCTGCTGGCGATCCAGAACGCGCTGGTGCCGGCGTACGACCTGACGGTCAAGGACCCGGGCGCCGATCCGGTGGACACGATGATCCGCAACCAGGTCAAGGTGACGGCGGACGAGCTGCGGGCCAACGCGGACCTGGCGCCCCTGGTGCGGAAGGGCTCCCTGGGCGTGGTCGGCGCCTACTACTCGCTGGACACCGGCCAGGTGGAGGTGCTGACCGGCGCGCCGACGGGGTCCGCCTCCGCGAGCCCGTCCGCGAGCCCCTCCGACAGCGCTTCGCAGAGCGCCTCGGCGAGCCCGTCCTCCAGCCCTTCCGCGAGCCCGTCGCAGTCCCCGTCCCCGAGCGGCTCCGCGAGCCCGTCCGATTCCGCTTCTGCCGGCGCCTCCGCCTCGGTCTCCTGA
- a CDS encoding aldo/keto reductase codes for MRYLPLGSSGLQVSAIGLGCNNFGGRLDARATRAVVDAALDAGITLLDTADIYGGGGGSETHLGEVLKGRRDQVVLATKFGYDGVDMGYGPAAGSRGGRAYIRRAVEESLRRLQTDRIDLYQLHSPDGSVPIAETLAALTELVTEGKVRYVGHSNLSGWQLAEAAHVARETGAAPFVSAQNEWSLLQRSAERELVPAALHYGVGVLPYFPLANGLLTGKIRRGAPVPAGSRLEGRDAYLTDARLDIVEALAAVADKHDRTVLELAVGWLGAQPGCASVIAGATSAEQVRANAAVADRPLDADLLAEVDAVAGAAL; via the coding sequence ATGCGCTATCTCCCCCTGGGCAGTTCAGGCCTCCAGGTGTCCGCGATCGGGCTCGGCTGCAACAACTTCGGCGGCCGGCTCGACGCCCGGGCCACCCGCGCCGTCGTCGACGCCGCGCTCGACGCGGGCATCACCCTGCTGGACACCGCCGACATCTACGGTGGCGGCGGCGGTTCCGAAACCCACCTCGGCGAGGTCCTCAAGGGCCGCCGGGACCAGGTCGTCCTCGCCACCAAGTTCGGCTACGACGGCGTGGACATGGGCTACGGACCCGCCGCCGGCTCGCGCGGCGGCCGTGCCTACATCCGCCGCGCCGTCGAGGAATCCCTGCGCCGCCTGCAGACCGACCGCATCGACCTCTACCAACTGCACAGCCCCGACGGGTCCGTGCCGATCGCCGAGACCCTCGCGGCGCTCACCGAGCTCGTCACCGAAGGCAAGGTCCGCTACGTGGGACACTCCAACCTCAGCGGCTGGCAGCTCGCCGAAGCCGCCCACGTGGCCCGCGAAACCGGCGCGGCACCCTTCGTATCGGCCCAGAACGAATGGTCGCTGCTCCAGCGGTCCGCCGAGCGCGAGCTCGTCCCGGCGGCCCTCCACTACGGGGTCGGGGTCCTCCCGTACTTTCCTTTGGCCAACGGTCTGTTGACCGGGAAGATCCGGCGCGGCGCCCCCGTGCCCGCCGGCTCCCGCCTCGAAGGCCGCGACGCCTACCTCACCGACGCCCGCCTCGACATCGTGGAGGCGCTCGCCGCGGTCGCCGACAAGCACGACCGCACCGTCCTGGAACTCGCCGTCGGCTGGCTCGGAGCCCAGCCCGGCTGCGCCTCCGTCATCGCGGGCGCCACTTCCGCCGAGCAGGTGCGCGCCAACGCGGCCGTCGCCGACCGGCCGCTGGACGCGGACCTGCTCGCCGAGGTCGACGCGGTCGCGGGGGCCGCCCTGTGA
- a CDS encoding substrate-binding domain-containing protein: protein MRPHVDQRRARVRALVQARGSVRVADLARELGVSPVTLRRDIEAMAARGEIQRMHGVVSRPQAGPAGPDHAGGGGCGRDGSGLVIGMVVPTTEYYYGDVVRGAREAVEARGARLTVGLTRYLPGEDRTQADRLLSTGAHGLLLTPNWDAGSPGPGEGAWTAELPVPTVLVERWAPPGHPAASLDRVASDHAHGAARAVQHLAGMGHRRIALASRRTPTSARLRAGFEAAVAVLGLEPAPPWPGPEALSEAEAFARTLDYLCAAVAEGGVSAALIHSDTDAIMLIPRLQARGVRVPEDLAVITYDDEVAGLADVPLSAVAPAKREVGARAAGLLLDLVEGGAAAAEGRARQHLELLPRLTIRP, encoded by the coding sequence TTGAGACCGCATGTAGACCAGCGCCGGGCCCGGGTACGCGCACTCGTCCAGGCCCGGGGCAGTGTGCGCGTGGCGGACCTGGCCCGGGAGCTCGGCGTCTCCCCGGTGACCCTGCGGCGGGACATCGAGGCGATGGCGGCGCGGGGCGAGATCCAGCGGATGCACGGGGTGGTCAGCCGGCCGCAGGCGGGCCCGGCCGGTCCGGACCACGCGGGTGGTGGCGGGTGCGGCCGCGACGGCAGCGGGCTGGTGATCGGGATGGTGGTGCCGACCACCGAGTACTACTACGGCGACGTCGTACGGGGAGCGCGCGAGGCGGTCGAAGCGCGGGGGGCGCGCCTCACCGTCGGGCTGACCCGGTACCTGCCGGGCGAGGACCGGACCCAGGCGGACCGGCTGCTGTCCACGGGTGCGCACGGACTGCTGCTGACCCCGAACTGGGACGCCGGGTCGCCGGGTCCCGGCGAGGGGGCGTGGACGGCGGAGCTCCCCGTGCCGACGGTCCTCGTGGAACGGTGGGCGCCGCCGGGACATCCGGCCGCCTCGCTGGACCGGGTGGCGTCCGACCACGCGCACGGCGCGGCGCGGGCGGTGCAGCACCTGGCCGGGATGGGGCACCGGCGGATCGCGCTGGCCAGCCGCCGGACGCCGACGTCGGCGCGGCTGCGCGCCGGGTTCGAGGCGGCCGTGGCCGTGCTCGGGCTGGAGCCGGCGCCGCCGTGGCCCGGTCCGGAGGCGCTTTCGGAGGCGGAGGCGTTCGCGCGCACGCTGGACTACCTGTGCGCGGCGGTGGCGGAGGGCGGGGTGAGCGCCGCCCTGATCCACAGCGACACGGACGCGATCATGCTGATCCCCCGGCTCCAGGCCCGGGGCGTGCGGGTGCCGGAGGACCTTGCGGTGATCACCTACGACGACGAGGTGGCCGGGCTGGCCGACGTCCCGCTGTCGGCGGTGGCCCCGGCCAAGCGCGAGGTCGGGGCGCGGGCGGCCGGACTGCTGCTGGACCTGGTGGAGGGCGGTGCGGCGGCCGCCGAGGGGCGCGCGCGTCAGCACCTGGAACTGCTTCCCCGGCTGACGATTCGCCCGTAG
- a CDS encoding beta-galactosidase family protein, whose product MLTHDQDGFRRADRPHRIVSGALHYFRVHPDLWEDRLTRLRAMGANTVDTYVPWNFHETAPGKADFTGWRDLGRFLRIAQDLDLDVIVRPGPYICAEWDFGGLPARLLAVDGLRLRCSDPRFEAEVDGWFDLVVPELLPHLASRGGPVVAVQIENEYGSYGNDTAYRAHVERGLLERGVDCLLFTADGPEDAMLQGGTVPGRLATATFGAKPDERLAVLRRYQRTGPLTAMEFWIGWFDHWGEEHHIRVAEEAAQSLDELLASGASVNLYMAHGGTNFGFWAGANHSGSRPGDPGYQPTVTSYDYDAPIGEAGELTPKFHAFREVIGKYVPLPDGPLPEPLPRMTPALATPEGAAPLLTHLDLLAGAPLLRPAPESMERLGQDHGLIHYRTTITGPRPAMPIKIDGLGDRAYVFADGVPLGILDRNAPDEGLDLPVGETGVVLDVLVRAQGRVNYGPLLDDHKGISRAVRHGHQHLFEWEIRPLPLADLAGLAWSEDVPAPGRPAFHRFTHTLTEAPADGFVDLSGWGTGLIWLNGFLLGHYDTPRGPQRTLYAPGPLWRDGANEIVVLELERPGTELALRNQPDLGRPTVVDIDY is encoded by the coding sequence ATGCTCACGCACGACCAGGACGGCTTCCGGCGCGCAGACCGCCCCCACCGGATCGTTTCGGGGGCCCTGCACTACTTCCGGGTCCATCCCGACCTGTGGGAGGACCGCCTCACCCGGCTGCGGGCCATGGGCGCAAACACCGTGGACACCTACGTCCCCTGGAACTTCCACGAGACCGCCCCGGGCAAGGCCGATTTCACCGGCTGGCGCGACCTCGGCCGGTTCCTGCGCATCGCCCAGGACCTCGACCTCGACGTCATCGTCCGCCCCGGCCCCTACATCTGCGCCGAATGGGACTTCGGCGGCCTGCCCGCCCGCCTCCTCGCCGTCGACGGCCTGCGGCTGCGCTGCTCCGATCCCCGCTTCGAGGCGGAGGTGGACGGCTGGTTCGACCTGGTCGTCCCCGAACTGCTGCCCCACCTCGCGAGCCGCGGCGGCCCCGTCGTCGCCGTCCAGATCGAGAACGAGTACGGCTCGTACGGAAATGACACCGCCTACCGCGCCCACGTGGAGCGCGGCCTCCTCGAACGCGGCGTCGACTGCCTGCTGTTCACCGCGGACGGCCCCGAGGACGCCATGCTGCAGGGCGGTACGGTCCCGGGCCGTCTCGCCACCGCCACCTTCGGGGCCAAGCCCGACGAACGCCTCGCCGTCCTGCGCCGCTACCAGCGGACCGGCCCGCTCACCGCGATGGAGTTCTGGATCGGCTGGTTCGACCACTGGGGCGAGGAGCACCACATCCGCGTCGCCGAGGAGGCGGCGCAGTCGCTCGACGAACTCCTCGCCTCCGGCGCCTCCGTCAACTTGTACATGGCCCACGGCGGCACCAACTTCGGCTTCTGGGCCGGGGCCAACCACTCCGGCTCCCGCCCCGGCGACCCCGGCTACCAGCCCACCGTCACCAGCTACGACTACGACGCCCCCATCGGCGAGGCCGGCGAACTGACCCCGAAGTTCCACGCGTTCCGCGAGGTCATCGGCAAGTACGTGCCCCTGCCCGACGGGCCGCTGCCCGAGCCGCTGCCCCGGATGACCCCGGCGCTCGCCACCCCCGAGGGCGCCGCCCCGCTCCTCACCCACCTGGACCTCCTCGCGGGCGCCCCCCTCCTGCGCCCCGCTCCCGAGTCCATGGAGCGGCTCGGCCAGGACCACGGCCTGATCCACTACCGCACCACCATCACCGGCCCGCGCCCCGCCATGCCGATCAAGATCGACGGCCTCGGCGACCGTGCCTACGTCTTCGCCGACGGAGTGCCGCTCGGCATCCTGGACCGCAACGCCCCCGACGAGGGCCTCGACCTTCCCGTCGGAGAGACCGGAGTCGTCCTCGACGTCCTCGTCCGGGCCCAGGGCCGGGTCAACTACGGCCCGCTGCTCGACGACCACAAGGGCATCTCGCGCGCCGTGCGCCACGGCCACCAGCACCTGTTCGAGTGGGAGATACGCCCGCTGCCGCTCGCGGACCTCGCCGGGCTGGCGTGGTCCGAGGACGTCCCGGCGCCGGGCCGGCCCGCCTTCCACCGGTTCACCCACACCCTCACCGAGGCCCCGGCCGACGGCTTCGTCGACCTCTCCGGCTGGGGCACCGGCCTGATCTGGCTCAACGGTTTCCTCCTGGGCCACTACGACACCCCGCGCGGCCCGCAGCGCACGCTGTACGCGCCCGGTCCGCTGTGGCGGGACGGGGCCAACGAGATCGTCGTACTGGAACTGGAGCGCCCCGGCACCGAATTGGCCCTCCGGAACCAGCCCGACCTCGGCCGCCCCACGGTCGTCGACATCGACTACTGA
- a CDS encoding alpha/beta fold hydrolase, which translates to MKLRLPRRRRSRLLAGAAALAVVAGAGTLTATAAAGDAPSVRREDRVLEMPGPDVPGVGIDISYFTSGGGGGGSGEKRPAVLLAHGFGGSKDDMRPQAERLARDGYAVLTWSARGFGRSGGKIGLNDPDFEVKDVSRLIDWLAARPEVRLDAAGDPRVGVAGGSYGGAVSLLAAGHDPRVDAIAPSITYWNLADSLFPGGVFKKLWAGLFFTTGSAGGIQPGAQGTADAPGATGAEGATGAPAATGPAQAAPGCGRFQPELCAMYERVAVAGAPDAEARALLERRSPSAVGSAIKVPTLITQGQDDSLFPLDQADAMARAIAANGAPVSVDWAAGGHDGGMREADRVEDRVKSWFDRHLKDDTAVDTGPAFRVSRAGGIDSTDGQVTLRGANGSTYPGLRSGPREFALAGREQTFANPAGGAPPALSALPGIGGQLSALGAGLSLDFPGQNAHFDSEPLTEEVRITGTPTITLKVRSTAADGAAVLFGKVYDVGPDGRRQVLPSQLVAPVRVTDAQQDKTIELRLPAIDHAVEAGHRLRLVVAATDLGYASPAAPASYTVSAQGPLAVPVVDGVRTASSGLPAWTWGMPLGAVLLAAGLVGIRRTGRGRGGIRAGAPQPEPALADVPLEITGLTKRYAKSQDRYAVRDLSFRVEKGQVLGLLGPNGAGKTTTLRMLMGLITPDAGEVRVFGHAVRAGAPVLSRVGAFVEGAGFLPHLTGRANLELYWQATGRPAEDSYMDEALEIAGLGDALERAVRTYSQGMRQRLAIAQAMLGMPDLLILDEPTNGLDPPQIREMRDVMIRYAAGGRTVIVSSHLLSEVEQSCTHLVVMDRGRLVQAGAVAEITGGGDALLVTLAGPVDEVTVGKVTALEGVESVEGVEDGLLVRLDGASAAILIAELVRLEVPVSGVGPHRRLEDAFLTLIGGAA; encoded by the coding sequence ATGAAGCTCCGACTGCCCCGGCGCCGCCGAAGCCGCCTGCTCGCGGGCGCCGCCGCGCTCGCCGTCGTCGCGGGGGCCGGCACGCTGACGGCCACCGCCGCGGCCGGCGACGCTCCGTCCGTGCGCCGCGAGGACCGTGTTCTGGAAATGCCGGGCCCCGACGTGCCCGGCGTGGGCATCGACATCTCGTACTTCACCTCCGGGGGCGGAGGCGGAGGCAGCGGGGAGAAACGTCCCGCCGTGCTGCTCGCACACGGCTTCGGCGGCAGCAAGGACGACATGCGGCCGCAGGCCGAGCGGCTGGCCCGGGACGGGTACGCCGTGCTGACCTGGTCGGCGCGCGGCTTCGGCCGCTCCGGCGGCAAGATCGGGCTGAACGACCCCGACTTCGAGGTCAAGGACGTCTCCCGGCTCATCGACTGGCTCGCGGCCCGGCCCGAGGTGCGGCTCGACGCGGCGGGCGATCCCCGCGTCGGCGTCGCGGGCGGGTCCTACGGCGGCGCCGTCTCGCTGCTCGCGGCCGGCCACGACCCGCGCGTGGACGCGATCGCCCCCTCGATCACCTACTGGAACCTCGCCGACTCGCTCTTCCCGGGCGGCGTGTTCAAGAAGCTGTGGGCCGGCCTCTTCTTCACCACCGGTTCGGCCGGCGGCATCCAGCCGGGTGCCCAGGGCACCGCCGACGCTCCTGGTGCGACCGGCGCTGAGGGTGCGACCGGCGCTCCGGCTGCGACCGGCCCCGCGCAGGCCGCTCCCGGCTGCGGGCGGTTCCAGCCCGAGCTGTGCGCCATGTACGAGCGGGTCGCGGTGGCCGGCGCGCCCGACGCGGAGGCCCGCGCGCTGCTGGAGCGGCGCAGTCCGTCGGCGGTCGGCTCCGCGATCAAGGTGCCGACCCTGATCACCCAGGGCCAGGACGACTCCCTCTTCCCCCTCGACCAGGCCGACGCCATGGCCAGGGCCATCGCCGCGAACGGTGCGCCCGTCTCGGTGGACTGGGCCGCCGGCGGCCACGACGGCGGGATGCGCGAGGCCGACCGCGTCGAGGACCGGGTCAAGTCCTGGTTCGACCGCCACCTCAAGGACGACACGGCCGTGGACACCGGCCCCGCCTTCCGCGTCTCGCGCGCCGGTGGCATCGACTCCACCGACGGCCAGGTCACACTGCGCGGAGCGAACGGCTCCACCTATCCCGGGCTGCGGTCCGGACCGCGCGAGTTCGCCCTGGCCGGCCGGGAGCAGACCTTCGCCAATCCGGCCGGCGGGGCGCCGCCCGCCCTGTCCGCGCTGCCGGGCATCGGCGGACAGCTGTCCGCGCTCGGAGCCGGGCTCTCGCTGGACTTCCCCGGACAGAACGCCCATTTCGATTCGGAGCCGCTGACCGAGGAGGTGCGGATCACCGGGACCCCGACCATCACCCTGAAGGTGAGGTCGACGGCTGCGGACGGTGCGGCCGTGCTGTTCGGCAAGGTCTACGACGTCGGGCCCGACGGGCGCCGGCAGGTGCTGCCGAGCCAGCTGGTGGCACCGGTGCGGGTGACGGACGCGCAGCAGGACAAGACCATCGAGCTGCGGCTGCCCGCGATCGACCACGCCGTCGAAGCCGGGCACCGGCTGCGGCTCGTCGTCGCCGCCACCGATCTCGGCTACGCGTCCCCGGCCGCGCCGGCGAGCTACACCGTCTCGGCGCAGGGCCCGCTGGCCGTGCCCGTCGTGGACGGCGTGCGGACGGCGTCCTCCGGGCTGCCCGCCTGGACCTGGGGAATGCCGCTCGGGGCGGTACTGCTGGCCGCGGGGCTGGTGGGGATCCGGAGGACCGGCCGGGGGCGAGGCGGGATCCGGGCGGGCGCACCGCAGCCCGAACCTGCGCTGGCCGACGTACCGCTGGAAATCACCGGGCTGACCAAGCGCTACGCCAAGTCGCAGGACCGCTACGCCGTACGGGACCTGTCCTTCCGCGTCGAGAAGGGCCAGGTGCTGGGCCTGCTCGGGCCCAACGGCGCCGGCAAGACCACCACCCTGCGCATGCTGATGGGCCTGATCACGCCCGACGCCGGGGAGGTCCGGGTGTTCGGGCACGCGGTGCGGGCGGGCGCGCCCGTGCTGTCGCGGGTCGGGGCGTTCGTGGAGGGCGCCGGCTTCCTGCCGCACCTGACCGGGCGGGCCAACCTGGAGCTGTACTGGCAGGCCACGGGCCGGCCCGCCGAGGACTCGTACATGGACGAGGCCCTGGAGATCGCCGGGCTCGGCGACGCGCTGGAGCGCGCGGTGCGCACGTACTCGCAGGGCATGCGCCAGCGGCTCGCGATCGCGCAGGCCATGCTCGGCATGCCGGACCTGCTGATCCTCGACGAACCGACGAACGGTCTGGACCCGCCGCAGATCCGCGAGATGCGCGACGTGATGATCCGGTACGCGGCGGGCGGGCGGACGGTCATCGTCTCCAGCCACCTGCTGTCGGAGGTCGAGCAGTCCTGTACGCACCTGGTCGTCATGGACCGGGGACGCCTCGTACAGGCGGGCGCGGTCGCCGAGATCACCGGCGGCGGGGACGCCCTGCTGGTGACGCTGGCCGGGCCGGTGGACGAGGTCACGGTCGGGAAGGTGACCGCACTGGAGGGAGTGGAATCGGTGGAGGGCGTCGAGGACGGTCTGCTCGTACGGCTGGACGGCGCGAGCGCGGCGATCCTCATCGCCGAACTCGTGCGCCTGGAGGTGCCGGTGTCGGGAGTGGGACCGCACCGGCGGCTGGAAGACGCGTTCCTCACCCTGATCGGAGGTGCGGCATGA
- a CDS encoding ABC transporter permease: MSAVTDLENGGSGGSRGSRGARGGGVREVAPGYRASRTLPLRVEALRQWRRRRTLVMGGILAALPFILMIAFAVGGGPGSRDGGNGRITLIDTATASGANFAATCLFVSAGFLLVVPVALFCGDTVASEANWSSLRYLLASPVPRARLLWSKLVVALGFSLAAMVLLPLVALAAGTAAYGWGPLKLPAGGSLAAGDTVGRLAIAVAFIFVSQLVTAGLAFWLSTRTDAPLGAVGGAVGLTIVGNVLDAVTALGSYREFLPAHWQFAWADALQPQLEWGGMVKGAAVSVSYAIVLFALAFRGFARKDITS; this comes from the coding sequence ATGAGTGCCGTGACGGACCTGGAGAACGGCGGGAGCGGCGGAAGCCGTGGGAGCCGTGGGGCCCGCGGCGGCGGCGTCCGCGAGGTGGCTCCGGGTTACCGGGCGAGCCGGACGCTCCCGCTGCGCGTGGAGGCGCTGCGCCAGTGGCGCCGGCGGCGGACGCTGGTGATGGGCGGGATCCTCGCCGCGCTGCCGTTCATCCTGATGATCGCCTTCGCGGTGGGCGGCGGACCGGGCAGCCGGGACGGCGGAAACGGCCGGATCACCCTCATCGACACGGCGACGGCCTCGGGCGCGAACTTCGCCGCCACCTGCCTGTTCGTGTCGGCCGGGTTCCTGCTGGTGGTGCCGGTGGCGCTGTTCTGCGGTGACACGGTGGCCTCGGAGGCCAACTGGTCCTCGCTGCGCTACCTGCTGGCCTCGCCCGTGCCGAGGGCGCGGCTGCTGTGGAGCAAGCTGGTCGTGGCGCTCGGGTTCAGCCTGGCGGCGATGGTGCTGCTGCCGTTGGTGGCGCTGGCGGCGGGCACGGCGGCGTACGGATGGGGGCCGCTGAAGCTGCCGGCGGGCGGCTCCCTGGCGGCCGGGGACACGGTGGGGCGGCTCGCGATCGCGGTGGCCTTCATCTTCGTCTCGCAGCTGGTGACGGCCGGTCTGGCGTTCTGGCTCTCGACCCGGACGGACGCGCCGCTGGGTGCGGTGGGCGGAGCGGTCGGGCTGACGATCGTCGGCAACGTGCTGGACGCGGTGACGGCGCTGGGCTCGTATCGGGAGTTCCTGCCGGCGCACTGGCAGTTCGCGTGGGCCGATGCCTTGCAGCCGCAGCTGGAGTGGGGCGGGATGGTCAAGGGTGCGGCGGTGTCGGTGTCGTACGCGATCGTGCTGTTCGCGCTCGCGTTCCGCGGGTTCGCGCGCAAGGACATCACGTCGTGA
- a CDS encoding DUF6113 family protein, translated as MSGTWTPGRIAVLLGLLAAGVLAGAAGWLVVDLWFPAGLVLALLALFGLFLGGRLALGTGIGVGAGAVGWFLAYVILSVPRAEGDFLLSSSGIDMYAYLLGGVVLAVMSATMSVPGDRSVSAARPAK; from the coding sequence GTGAGCGGTACGTGGACACCGGGGCGGATCGCCGTCCTGCTCGGGCTGTTGGCGGCGGGCGTGCTGGCCGGCGCGGCCGGCTGGCTCGTGGTGGACCTGTGGTTCCCCGCCGGGCTGGTGCTGGCGCTCCTCGCCCTCTTCGGGCTGTTCCTCGGCGGCCGCCTCGCCCTGGGGACCGGGATCGGAGTGGGCGCGGGCGCGGTCGGCTGGTTCCTCGCCTACGTGATCCTCAGCGTCCCCCGGGCGGAAGGGGACTTCCTGCTCAGTTCATCCGGAATCGACATGTACGCCTACCTTTTGGGCGGGGTCGTGCTCGCTGTGATGTCCGCCACGATGAGCGTTCCCGGGGACCGGTCGGTTTCGGCCGCCAGGCCTGCCAAGTGA